A section of the Triticum dicoccoides isolate Atlit2015 ecotype Zavitan chromosome 7A, WEW_v2.0, whole genome shotgun sequence genome encodes:
- the LOC119331758 gene encoding uncharacterized protein LOC119331758 — translation MAQASAAAALRRLRRPRDPSTTFLSSLLHSCFLSSTSACSPVALHGPKPLSGASSSITSSACSSSTCSWFDSHRRQSAAAATTTRALHHAPSSDGSSESTPTSQSQLLHFIKSTFGTLEGKNHCWLNAVNGIWKTFNQEGMYLVLLYQSHETLDGDCKHSAAFRKLKYLHQRYPHLNVFAMQYGSGISSLATQSQAVRTIMEEYITFPILLSNKDFTNMTNGACYLLFEGSKDHIIFTKLDGDPDLMIRGMEGFSALSAEPIENVVESGVPWQKEEVVKEPYVGSLRNLLLYHPGGLSVDEDGDRIFISDSNHHRIIISNCDGVILDCIGSSPGFEDGEFESAKLLHPAASFYHAAEDCLYIVDSENHAVRKADFGRRFLETVYPVFNKKGSGVWSWIIDKLGLTKEDASKKDDASNIQDFDAEPVVFPWHLLKISEDDLLVADRSFETSWILSMSTGEKKNIVRGRAEAMELCQQMIDERHALLKDIHINGSSGDKGHSNLLEKNPCNELVSSISRFRKCIVFCDTDGQRVQKHDLDTKETSNIHFTNVGVLGLPYWFVCRLEKVSTWGHSAGQFQDHNRKVNVLPGRCNIKVSVDIPVDTELATPLVESCIWRQVRGSGAEISESDAQDTTSEKVGIAQQWYDEIDNLAFSEAAEEPAVHKGDDKPADESHQDQKSVHFTCAVNVSPGTCELVASAALYLKVDRTKADHEDQKAVIKRILQCQGHEEHVGVELLTENHIDARDLVIMKPVHLRLRMECADHPAGTTNKETISTESSLEISITLE, via the exons GCACGTGCAGTTGGTTCGACTCCCACCGGCGGCAGTCTGCGGCGGCTGCGACTACGACGAGAGCCCTGCACCACGCTCCGAG CTCTGACGGCTCAAGTGAGAGTACACCCACCTCGCAATCTCAACTCCTACATTTCATCAAATCCACATTTGGGACACTCGAAG GAAAAAATCATTGTTGGTTGAATGCCGTGAATGGCATTTGGAAAACTTTTAATCAAGAAGGAATGTATCTTGTTCTGTTGTATCAGTCACATGAAACATTAGACGGGGACTGCAAACATTCAGCTGCTTTTAGAAAATTGAAATATCTTCATCAGAG GTACCCGCATCTAAATGTTTTTGCTATGCAATATGGGAGTGGTATTAGTTCCTTAGCTACTCAAAGCCAAGCAGTTCGTACAATAATGGAGGAATACATTACATTTCCTATCTTGTTGTCAAACAAAGACTTTACCAAT ATGACAAATGGTGCTTGCTACTTGCTATTTGAAGGTTCTAAGGATCATATAATCTTCACAAAATTGGATGGGGACCCTGACCTCATGATCAGGG GCATGGAAGGATTTAGTGCATTGAGTGcagaacctattgaaaatgttgtAGAATCAGGAGTTCCGTGGCAGAAAGAAGAGGTTGTCAAAGAGCCATATGTAGGTTCTCTCAGAAACTTGTTACTTTATCATCCAG GTGGCCTATCAGTTGATGAGGACGGTGATCGCATTTTTATCTCTGATAGTAACCACCATAGAATCATCATTAGCAACTGCGATGGGGTGATTTTAGACTGT ATTGGATCCTCCCCAGGTTTTGAGGATGGTGAATTTGAATCTGCCAAGTTATTGCACCCTGCTGCATCATTTTATCATGCCGCTGAAGATTGTCTATATATAGTAGATTCGGAG AATCATGCAGTTAGAAAAGCAGATTTTGGAAGAAGGTTTCTGGAGACAGTTTATCCAGTCTTCAATAAAAAAGGAAGTGGTGTCTGGAGTTGGATTATTGATAAGCTTGGTTTGACAAAGGAAGACGCTTCAAAGAAAGATGATGCTTCAAACATTCAAGATTTCGACGCTGAACCAGTAGTGTTTCCATGGCATTTGCTCAAAATTTCCGAGGACGATTTATTAGTAGCAGATCGCAG CTTTGAAACATCATGGATCCTGAGCATGTCAACTGGTGAAAAAAAGAATATTGTAAGAG GTAGAGCTGAAGCAATGGAGTTGTGTCAGCAAATGATTGATGAGAGGCATGCTCTCCTTAAAGATATACACATCAATGGGTCATCAGGTGATAAAGGACATTCTAATCTGCTGGAGAAGAACCCTTGCAATGAACTTGTATCGTCAATTTCAAGATTCCGGAAATGCATTGTCTTCTGTGATACAG ATGGTCAAAGGGTTCAGAAGCATGACTTGGATACCAAAGAAACCTCGAATATTCATTTTACAAATGTTGGGGTTCTTGGGTTACCATATTGGTTTGTTTGCCGTCTTGAGAAAGTATCTACCTG GGGACATTCAGCTGGACAATTTCAAGATCACAACCGGAAAGTAAATGTGCTCCCTG GAAGATGCAACATCAAGGTCTCTGTAGACATCCCAGTTGATACTGAGCTTGCCACACCTTTGGTTGAGAGCTGTATTTGGCGCCAAGTAAGGGGATCTGGTGCTGAGATTTCTGAATCTGACGCACAAGACACAACATCTGAGAAG GTTGGTATAGCACAGCAATGGTATGATGAAATAGACAACCTAGCGTTTTCTGAAGCTGCTGAGGAACCTGCTGTGCACAAAGGTGATGATAAACCCGCAGATGAAAGCCACCAAGACCAGAAAAGCGTGCATTTCACCTGTGCAGTTAACGTCAGCCCTGGGACATGCGAG CTGGTGGCCTCTGCTGCATTGTACCTAAAGGTCGACCGAACGAAAGCGGACCATGAGGACCAGAAAGCAGTGATCAAGAGGATCCTCCAGTGCCAGGGGCATGAGGAGCACGTGGGTGTCGAGCTCCTGACGGAGAATCACATAGACGCGAGGGATCTAGTCATCATGAAGCCGGTTCATCTCAGGCTGAGAATGGAGTGCGCCGATCACCCTGCTGGAACCACCAACAAGGAGACCATCAGCACCGAGTCCAGTCTCGAGATCAGCATCACTTTAGAGTAG